The Styela clava chromosome 13, kaStyClav1.hap1.2, whole genome shotgun sequence genome has a window encoding:
- the LOC144431288 gene encoding uncharacterized protein LOC144431288 isoform X1, producing the protein MTLSKAIKDKILSTTLNQTEFFDLAEPYGAFRKLNVNVTPKLETVDFYGGERSPEESRYVPHTSQYLRGAEKHESNLTRFSTLSRLLKDFSSGQLCFIGPAGSGKTTLLKAITRWVVEGQGDPLFPNIEIVFFIQCRNFVREDKITGKHMLLSNIYPSLNEEDVLSLIQFIKMNPDKVLFVLDSLDTHSYTIDGVYKTLNIHEEASPECILWNFVSGKFFPGSRIITSSREHAIRNYNGEVRADKIVSLAGLTKESICKIVVGYFGEEEGMDTMGILETKSPSLLSLCAIPVFLVFTLIGLKSSFGFSPKTISGVMILVLQSILRSPHRHERYIEDVLKKLQKLSFFGTVKGQVQFQATEFGEYGITVKEARDLTIVAPKLKGKLFKGEEILFFAHQSLQETLTALYIARMPIEEFRDFVYNFLHLPRNAVIRRVLCGILLDTQVFDVAQNFLEDISDQKEKQDILKASIVEQLTGGKIRNQNDLLE; encoded by the exons ATGACGCTAAGTAAAGCTATAAAGGACAAGATCTTATCAACTACTTTGAATCAAACAGAGTTTTTCGACCTTGCGGAGCCGTATGGAGCATTTCGAAAACTTAACGTAAACGTCACGCCAAAGCTTGAAACAGTAGATTTTTACGGAGGCGAAAGGTCACCAGAGGAAAGCAGATATGTTCCACATACTTCACAGTATTTGAGAGGAGCTGAAAAACATGAATCAAATTTAACAAGATTCTCAACACTCTCGCGATTGTTGAAGGATTTCTCATCTGGTCAATTATGCTTCATCGGCCCTGCTGGAAGCGGAAAAACAACATTGTTAAAAGCTATAACAAGATGGGTGGTCGAAGGTCAAGGAGATCCACTCTTTCCAAATAtcgaaattgtttttttcatccAGTGTAGAAATTTTGTACGAGAGGACAAAATCACCGGAAAGCATATGCTATTAAGCAATATATATCCGAGTTTGAATGAAGAAGATGTTTTAAGTTTaattcaattcataaaaatgAATCCGGATAAAGTTCTCTTCGTTTTGGATTCTTTGGACACTCATTCATACACTATCGACGGCGTATATAAAACACTAAATATACACGAAGAGGCTTCTCCTGAGTGCATTTTATGGAATTTTGTATCCGGTAAATTTTTCCCTGGCAGTCGAATTATTACATCAAGTCGCGAGCATGCAATCCGAAATTATAATGGTGAAGTAAGAGCTGATAAAATTGTATCCCTTGCTGGATTAACGAAAGAATCAATATGCAAAATTGTTGTTGGATATTTTGGTGAAGAAGAAGGAATGGATACAATGGGGATACTGGAAACCAAGTCACCATCTCTTCTCTCGCTTTGTGCCATCCCCGTGTTTTTAGTGTTTACATTAATTGGTTTGAAATCGTCTTTCGGCTTCAGCCCAAAAACAATTTCTGGTGTTATGATACTTGTTTTGCAAAGCATATTACGATCTCCTCATAGGCATGAACGGTACATTGAAGACGTTTTGAAAAAGCTGCAAAAACTCTCATTTTTCGGAACAGTTAAGGGACAGGTTCAATTCCAAGCAACTGAATTTGGAGAATACGGAATAACCGTTAAAGAAGCCAGGGATCTAACTATTGTTGCACCCAAACTGAAAGGCAAACTGTTCAAGGGTGAAGAAATTCTATTTTTTGCTCACCAATCGTTGCAAGAGACACTAACTGCATTGTACATTGCTCGTATGCCTATCGAAGAGTTTCGTGATTTCGTTTACAACTTTCTTCATCTTCCTCGCAACGCTGTGATTCGAAgag tactaTGCGGGATATTATTGGACACACAAGTTTTTGACGTGGCGCAGAATTTCCTCGAAG ACATTTCGGACCAGAAGgaaaagcaagacattttaaaagcCAGCATTGTTGAGCAGCTAACTGGAGGCAAAATACGAAACCAGAACGATCTTCTTGAATAA
- the LOC144431288 gene encoding uncharacterized protein LOC144431288 isoform X2, with the protein MNEAQGGLKDEIKNCIDRVESTGLPLTNSDVHAMGSFVFQCGNLGALSLRDSNLDTLTLKILTSSIEGSDVKIRKFCLASNNRIDVDGYKTIGNFMDNHEITVLDLDGCDINAGKLRTLNNFMTKKSLKDFTLDRNIYLDIDGINAVGEMVQDCEIERLFIAQCQLTLGQLQLLSSVLGKNKLSQLSISQENKIASHEDILAIANLIPHITEDMWMEGWEIQKEDINLLRSTLKNSGSKKMKIFTEYGVLKAKTDEAVLSEISYSSPLLRDKLNNFVENEDTKSLILSNIQLIGDDARGIASAVSRKPHIHEISFKSCNLGDASNASFFNDLANNIQFKALKIHCINVEDNPRMGNINMDSLGSIVNMSNANVINFSKCKLSMSEFALLRRSFNQSKFTVLIYNDSPDITEEAPTEAGLFVKQCDIEELQMARCNLTIQHIQNVSDKLKTMKRPIRYLDLSESHGRTVCAGDVQEIILRV; encoded by the exons ATGAATGAAGCACAAGGGGGTCTCAaagatgaaattaaaaattgcattgACAGAGTGGAAAGCACTGGTCTTCCATTAACAAACAGTGATGTACATGCAATGGGGTCTTTTGTGTTCCAGTGTGGAAATCTCGGAGCGTTGTCCCTCAGAGATAGTAACTTAGATACTCTAACATTGAAAATTCTGACCTCAAGCATTGAGGGCTCCGATGTCAAG ATACGCAAGTTCTGTTTGGCGTCTAATAACAGAATCGATGTTGACGGGTATAAGACAATAGGAAATTTTATggacaatcacgaaataacagTGCTGGACTTGGATGGTTGTGACATAAATGCAGGAAAACTCAGAACACTCAACAACTTTATGACAAAAAAATCG TTGAAAGATTTCACGTTGGACAGAAATATATATCTTGATATTGATGGAATAAACGCGGTTGGCGAGATGGTTCAAGACTGTGAAATTGAAAGACTTTTTATAGCGCAGTGTCAACTCACACTAGGACAGTTACAACTTTTATCGTCGGTCCTGGGAAAGAATAAG CTGAGTCAGTTAAGCATCAGCCAGGAGAATAAAATCGCGTCTCATGAAGATATTCTTGCAATTGCTAATCTGATTCCTCATATTACTGAAGACATGTGGATGGAAGGATGGGAAATACAAAAAGAAGATATAAACCTGTTGCGAAGTACTCTAAAAAATAGTGGAAGCAAG AAAATGAAGATTTTCACCGAATACGGTGTACTAAAAGCAAAGACGGACGAGGCTGTATTATCAG aaatcTCATACTCGAGCCCTCTTCTTCGTGATAAATTGAATAACTTCGTGGAGAACGAAGACACAAAATCATTGATTCTTTCCAATATTCAACTGATCGGTGACGATGCAAGAGGAATAGCTTCGGCAGTTTCAAGAAAACCCCATATTCATGAAATTTCTTTTAAAAGTTGCAATCTAGGAGACGCATCTAATGCATCATTTTTCAATGATCTTGCAAACAATATTCAGTTTAAG GCGCTCAAAATACACTGTATCAATGTTGAGGACAACCCCCGCATGGGAAATATAAATATGGACTCTCTTGGGTCTATAGTCAACATGAGCAATGCAAATGTTATTAATTTCAGTAAATGCAAACTGTCTATGTCAGAGTTCGCGTTGCTGAGGCGATCGTTTAATCAATCAAAG TTCACTGTCTTGATATACAACGACTCACCCGACATAACCGAGGAAGCACCGACTGAAGCAGGACTTTTTGTGAAACAATGCGACATTGAAGAGCTACAGATGGCTCGCTGTAATCTGACTATTCAACATATTCAAAACGTTTCGGATAAACTGAAAACTATGAAA cGACCAATCAGATACTTGGATTTGAGTGAGAGTCATGGAAGAACTGTTTGTGCTGGTGATGTACAAGAGATAATCTTGCGTGTCTGA
- the LOC144431288 gene encoding uncharacterized protein LOC144431288 isoform X3, whose protein sequence is MNEAQGGLKDEIKNCIDRVESTGLPLTNSDVHAMGSFVFQCGNLGALSLRDSNLDTLTLKILTSSIEGSDVKIRKFCLASNNRIDVDGYKTIGNFMDNHEITVLDLDGCDINAGKLRTLNNFMTKKSLKDFTLDRNIYLDIDGINAVGEMVQDCEIERLFIAQCQLTLGQLQLLSSVLGKNKLSQLSISQENKIASHEDILAIANLIPHITEDMWMEGWEIQKEDINLLRSTLKNSGSKKMKIFTEYGVLKAKTDEAVLSEISYSSPLLRDKLNNFVENEDTKSLILSNIQLIGDDARGIASAVSRKPHIHEISFKSCNLGDASNASFFNDLANNIQFKALKIHCINVEDNPRMGNINMDSLGSIVNMSNANVINFSKCKLSMSEFALLRRSFNQSKYYKLLI, encoded by the exons ATGAATGAAGCACAAGGGGGTCTCAaagatgaaattaaaaattgcattgACAGAGTGGAAAGCACTGGTCTTCCATTAACAAACAGTGATGTACATGCAATGGGGTCTTTTGTGTTCCAGTGTGGAAATCTCGGAGCGTTGTCCCTCAGAGATAGTAACTTAGATACTCTAACATTGAAAATTCTGACCTCAAGCATTGAGGGCTCCGATGTCAAG ATACGCAAGTTCTGTTTGGCGTCTAATAACAGAATCGATGTTGACGGGTATAAGACAATAGGAAATTTTATggacaatcacgaaataacagTGCTGGACTTGGATGGTTGTGACATAAATGCAGGAAAACTCAGAACACTCAACAACTTTATGACAAAAAAATCG TTGAAAGATTTCACGTTGGACAGAAATATATATCTTGATATTGATGGAATAAACGCGGTTGGCGAGATGGTTCAAGACTGTGAAATTGAAAGACTTTTTATAGCGCAGTGTCAACTCACACTAGGACAGTTACAACTTTTATCGTCGGTCCTGGGAAAGAATAAG CTGAGTCAGTTAAGCATCAGCCAGGAGAATAAAATCGCGTCTCATGAAGATATTCTTGCAATTGCTAATCTGATTCCTCATATTACTGAAGACATGTGGATGGAAGGATGGGAAATACAAAAAGAAGATATAAACCTGTTGCGAAGTACTCTAAAAAATAGTGGAAGCAAG AAAATGAAGATTTTCACCGAATACGGTGTACTAAAAGCAAAGACGGACGAGGCTGTATTATCAG aaatcTCATACTCGAGCCCTCTTCTTCGTGATAAATTGAATAACTTCGTGGAGAACGAAGACACAAAATCATTGATTCTTTCCAATATTCAACTGATCGGTGACGATGCAAGAGGAATAGCTTCGGCAGTTTCAAGAAAACCCCATATTCATGAAATTTCTTTTAAAAGTTGCAATCTAGGAGACGCATCTAATGCATCATTTTTCAATGATCTTGCAAACAATATTCAGTTTAAG GCGCTCAAAATACACTGTATCAATGTTGAGGACAACCCCCGCATGGGAAATATAAATATGGACTCTCTTGGGTCTATAGTCAACATGAGCAATGCAAATGTTATTAATTTCAGTAAATGCAAACTGTCTATGTCAGAGTTCGCGTTGCTGAGGCGATCGTTTAATCAATCAAAG TATTACAAATTACTAATTTAG